The Amycolatopsis sp. DG1A-15b genome contains the following window.
GGTCTCGCGGTCCCCGATCAGGTAGGCGAAGTTCGCCATCTGCGTCGCGACGGGGTCGCCGACGGCGAAGTCACGCCCGGCGAGCAGCTGCCGGAAATAGAGCCGATCAGTCATGCCGGACACCCTACGGTTCGCGCCGCGCCGGTGCGGCGGCCCGGGCGAGGGCGGCCAGGACGGCGGCCACCGCGGGCGGGTCCGGTGGGTCGCCGTAGGTGGCCGCGTGGATGCGGCGGTGGACGCCCGGCAGTTCGGTGGTGTGGATGCCGGGACGGCGGTGGGCTTCCAGCGCGAGCCCGGGGAGGATGGCGACACCGAGCCCGGCGGCCACCAAGGACTGCACGACGACCATGTCGTCGCTGAGCGAGCCGAGGCGCGGGCTGAAACCCGCCCCCGCGCAGACGGCGGTCAGCTCTGCCCGGCACCGGTCGCACCCGCCGATCCAGGCCGAGTCGTGGTGGTCGGCCAGGCTGTCGTCCGGGCGTCGGCTGATCAGGTGGATCGGGTCGTCGGCGAGGTGGCGGAAGCGGAATCCTTCCTCCTCCAGCGGGGCGCCGGCGTGCTGGAAGACGAGGGCGGCGTCGATTTCGCCGCGGCGCAGCATGTCCAGCGCTTCGACCGGATGCCGGTCGACCAGGCACAGCTCCAGCCTCGGGTGGGCCTGCGCCAGCGACGCCGCCGCTCTCGGCAGGAGGGTGCTCAGCGTGGACGCGTTGGCGGCCAGCCGGACGCGCCCGGCCCGCAAGCCGACCTGCGCGGCCAGCTCTTCGGCCGCCGCGTCCACGCGTCCGGCGATTTCGGCGGCACGGCCGGCCAGCAGGCGGCCTTCCGGCGTCAGGCGGATCCCGCGGCCGGCCCGCTGCACGAGCCGGGCGCCGGTGGCCGCTTCCAGGCGGGCCAGGTGGTGGCTCACCGACGGCTGCGAATAGTGGAGCTCCCGGGCCGCTTCGGTCACCGAGCCGTGCCGAGCCACCGCGGCCAGGACCTTGAGCTGCACCAGGTTCAGCATTCATCGAGAATATCAATGCGTTACCGGCTCGATTGGCATTGGACGTCATGTGGGGGTCCGGTCCATGCTGAGCCGGAACCCTCGAGAAAGGCACCACGATGACCACCGGAACGGTGACCTGCGACCTCACGATCACCCTCGACGGCTACGCGGCCGGGCACCACCAGACCGAGCAGCGCCCGTTCGGCGACGACGGCGGCGACGGCTGGGGCGACAAACTGCACGCCTGGTACGGCGAAGGCCGCGAGGCGCACCCGGCGGAGTTCGACCGGATGCTGACGGCCAAGGCGTTCATCATGGGGCGCAACATGTTCGGTCCGGTGCGGGGCGAGTGGGACCGGCCGTGGACGGGCTGGTGGGGCGACGAACCGCCCTACCACGGCCCGGTCTTCGTGCTCACCCACCACCCGCGCGAGCCGCAGCCGATGGCGGGCGGCACCACGTTCCACTTCGTCACCGACGGCATCGAGGCCGCGATGGCCCGCGCCCGCGAAGCGGCCGGCGACGGCGGGATCTCCGTCCACGGCGGCCCGACCACGGTCAACCGGTACCTCGCCGCGGGCCTGATCGACGAGGTGCGGCTGCACGTCGCGCCGTACACGCTCGGCGATGGCGTACGGCTGTTCGACGGCGTCCCGCCGTTGAACCTGGAGCAGGTGGACTCGCGGGCGACGGCCTCGGTCACGCACCTGCGGTATCGGGTGCTTCGGTGAGTTCCCCCGCGCCGGCCCACTGGTGGACGCTCCCCCGGTGCAGGGCGGCGTAGGCCCGGTCTCTGAGGACGTTCGCCTCGGCATCGGACAGCGTCCGGTCCAGGGGTCTGAGCACCAGGCGCACCAGGAGGTTCTTCTGGTCGGGGTGGGCGCCCAGCCGGGCTCGCGCCTGCGGTGGGAGCCGGGCGCACGGCGTCTCCTGCCGGATCTCGACCGCCTCGACGACACCGGCGTCTTCGCCGAGGGCGTCGCGGACGCGGTCGCCGAGGTCCTCGGCCCGGTCGTGGGCGTCGACGGCGATCGAGAGGTCACGGCGCACCGGCGGGAGGGCGGAGACCGGGCGGTAGGGCGCGAGGTCGGTCATCTGGGCGGCGACCGCCGGGTCGGCTTCGCGCAGCAGCCGGATGTCCGGGATGCCCTTCCGCAGCATCAGCACCCGGTCGAGGCCCAGGCCGAGGGCGAGCCCGGACCAGCCGTCCCCGAGCCCGGCCCGCGCGAGGACGGCGGGGTGGGCGAGCCCGCACTCGGCGATTTCCACCCACGCACCCCCGTGTTCGACGTCCAGCTGCGCACCGTCCACTGTGTACGGGTGGCGGCGGGGTTCGAGGCGGTGCTCGCGGTCGGGGACGAGGGCGGCGACCATCTCCTCGAGGTCGGCGCGGGTGGTGGGGCCGCGGGTGATCCGCCAGAGGTCGAGCTGGTGCGGCGTGCCGCTGTGCAGCCGGTCGATGCTGTCCCGGCGGTAGACGACGCCCGGGCAGACGAGCAGGACGTCCTCGGCGGGGTCCGCGGCCAAGGCCCGCAGCGCGGCGGGGATCATCGCGGTGGAGTGGCTGCGCAGGACGTGCCGTCCGTCGACGTACCGGGTGTAGCGGGCGTCGCGAGTGACGTCGGCGGGGTGGTAGCCGAGGTGGTCGTAGTTGTCGGCGACGGTGACGATGCGCTCGCCAGGGCTCCACCGGACAGCACAGGACCAGAGTGCGGCGACGGCTTCGACGGCTTGGTCGACGACGAGCTGGATGGCGTGCGGCCCGGCGGCGGGATCGGTGAGATCACGGACGGCGAGGTCGCGGGCCAGCTGGGCGGGGGTGAGTGGTTCGGGCATGACGGAACCTCCGGGCTCGGGACGGCTGGGGATGGTTCCCCCTGGCCCGGGCACCCGGCGTCGGTTCAGGCTGCGGACATGGCACCGGAACCCCGCTGGCGCCCGGAACGGGCCAGGGGGCCGGTAAATCGGCGGTACTCCGCAACGACGGCCACGAATCCAGGGTAGCGGTGCTTGTCACCCGCTTTTCCGCGCCGAAGCCCCACGAGCCGAGCCGCCGGCTCACCTCTGCGTCACTCGCCCACCTCCCCGTCCGCCAGCTCGCGCAGCACGTCCAGGTGCCCGACGTGCCGCGCCGTCTCCTGCACCACGTGGGCCAGCACCCACCGCACGGTGAACTCCGATCGCCGCCTCGTGCGGTCGTCCGGGCCCAGGCCGCTCAGCGCCTTCTCCACCCGGGCCCACTCCGCCTTGTACGCCGCCACCACCGATGCCGGGGTGTCCTCCGGAGCCACGTCCCAGCTCGGGTCCGGGCTGCCCGCCCACAGCGACGGCAGATCCGCTCCGCCCGCCTCGATCGACAGCCACCAGCGCTCCACCGCCGTCAGATGCTTCAGCACGCCCAGCGCGCTCATCCGCGGCGAAGCCGGCAGTGGCGTCGCCGCGGCCTGCGGCAACGACAGCCCCGCCAGCTTGTTCACCGCCGTCGCGCGGAGGAACTGCAGGAAGTCCAGCAGCAGACGCAGCTCGTCATTCGCCAGCGGCGCGGGCCAGTGGCGGTACGTCTTCGAACTCGTGTTCGACATGGCCGCACCGTACCTCAGTGGACCGACAAAATAGAGTGACCGGCATGTGGTGGGGACTGCTCTGCGCCCTGGGCGCGGCATGCGCGTACGGCGTGGCTTCGGTGATGCAGTCGGTCGCCGCGCGGGCCACGGACACCGGGGCCGCCGGGGTCGACCCGAAACTGCTGGTCCGCGTGCTCGGCCAGGGGAAGTTCGTGCTCGGGCTGTCCCTCGACGTCCTCGGGTTCGTCGCGCAGATCGCGGCCCTGCACGTCCTGCCGCTGTTCGTCGTGCAGGCCGCGCTCGCCGCCAGCCTCGCCGTGACCGCCGTCGCCGCGCGGTTCCTCGGCGTGCGGCTCGGCCGCCGCGAATGGGCGGCCGTCGGCGTCGTGTGCGCCGGGCTCGCCCTGCTCGGCGCCGCCGCCGAAAGCGAGGGCTCCGAACCGGTCGGGCTCGGCTTCCGGCTCGGTCTGATCGCCGCGGTCGCCGTCCTGGCCGCGGCCGGGATCGTCGCGGGCAAGGCGAACCGCCGGATCCGGACGCCGGCGCTCGGGCTCGTCGCCGGGCTGTGCTTCGGCGTCGTCGCCATCGCCGGCCGGATCATCCCCAGCCTCGCGCCGCTCGACCTGCTCACCGACCCCGCGACCTACACCGTCGCCGTCGCGGGCGGGATGGCGATGCTCTTCTACGCGACCGCGTTGCAGCGCGGGAGCGTCACCACCTCGACCGCGATGATGGTGCTCGGCGAGACGGTGTTCCCGTCGCTGGTCGGCGTGCTCGTGCTCGGTGACCGCACGCGGCCGGGCTTCGCGTTCGCCGCCGTCGCCGGGTTCACCCTCGCCGTGGTGGCCGCGCTCGCGCTGGCCCGGTTCGGCGAACCGGCGACCGAACCGCGGACCGAGACGAAGCCGACCGTGTTCCCGTAACTTCTTTACTTAGACTAGCCTTACCTATCCCAGCTCTGGAGAGGGAGGCGCGGGTGAGCACGACGGGACGGCAGGTCCTCCGCCGGTCGATCGCCGGGCAACGACGACCGGTGGTGCTCGCGGCGCTGCTGACCGCGGGCCACCAAGGCGGCGAAGCACTGGTCCCGGTGGTGATCGGCGTGGTCATCGACCAGGCCGTCGCGGGCGGCTCGGTGGGCACGCTCATCAGCTGGCTGGCGGTGCTCGGCGTGCTCTTCGCCGCGCTGTCGACCAGTTACCGCCTGGGGGCCCGCTTCGGCGAGCGCGCCGCCGAACGCGCCGCCCACGACCTCCGCCTCGACGTCGGACGCCGGGTGCTGCACCCCGGCGGCGTCGCCGGCTCCGGCACCCTCGCCGGCGAGCTGGTGAGCATCGGGACGTCGGACGCCAAGCGCGTCGGCACCGTCAACGGCGTCCTGCCCTTCGGTGTCGCGGGCCTGGCCGGGCTGCTGGTCAGCGCCGTGGTGCTGCTCACCATGTCGCTGCCGCTCGGCCTGCTCGTGCTGCTCGGCACGCCGCCGATGCTGTACCTGGCGCACCTGATCGGGAAGCCCCTGGAACGCCGGAGCGAGGCCGAGCAGGAGCGCTCGGCGTTCGCCTCCGGCGTCGCCACCGACCTCGTCGCCGGGCTGCGGGTGCTCAAAGGCGTCGGCGCCGAACGCGCCGCCGTCGCCCGCTACCGGCGGACCAGCCAGGACTCGCTGCGGGCGACGCTGCGCGCGGCGCGCGCCCAGGCCTGGCACAACGGCGCGCTGCTGGCGCTCACCGGGATCTTCATCGCCGTCGTCGCCCTCGTCGGCGGCACCCTGGCCGCGGCCGGCGACATCAGCGTCGGCGACCTGGTCGCCGCGGTCGGGCTCGCGCAGTACCTGATCACGCCGTTCACCATCTTCTCCTGGGTCAACGGCGAACTGGCGCAGGGCCGGGCGTCGGCCGCGCGGATCGCCGAAGTGCTGAACGCGGCCCACGCCGTCGGCGCCGGGGACGCGGCCCTGCCGGTTCCGGCGGCCGGGCACGTCAAGCTGTCCGCGCTGAACCGCGGTGCCCTGCGCGACGTCGGCTTCGAAGCGCGTCCGGGCGAGCTGCTGGGCGTGGTGGCCACCGACCCGGCCGCCGCGACCGACCTCCTCGATTGCCTGGGCCGCGCCGCCGATCCCGCGGGCGGCTCGGTGTCGGTCGACTCGGTGGACCTGTCCACTGTGGATCCGAGCCGGGTCCGTGAGGTGGTGCTGGTCGCCGCGCACGACGCCGATCTGTTCGCCGGGACGGTCGCCGAGAACGTGACCACCGGGCCGAAGAGCGCCGAGGCGATGACCGCGGCCGCCGTCGACGAGGTGGCGAGCGCGCTGCCCGACGGCGTCGCGACCGCCGTCACCGAACGCGGCCGGTCGCTCTCGGGTGGGCAGCGGCAGCGGGTCGCGCTCGCCCGGGCGCTCGCCGCCGACGCGCCGGTGCTGGTGCTGCACGACCCGACGACCGCCGTCGACACGGTCACCGAGGCGCGGATCGCCGCCGGACTCGCCGAACTGCGCCGCGGCCGCACCACGATCCTCGTGACCACCAGCCCGGCGCTGCTCGCCGCCACCGACCGCGTCGTCCTGCTCGACGACGGGCGGGTCGCGGGCGAAGGCAGTCACGCCGAACTGGCCGGCCGGCCCGACTACCGAGCGGCGGTGCTGTCATGACCCGCGAACTCCTCCCCGTGGCCGACGGCCGCCGGATCCGCGCCGTGCTCGGCGAGCTCGCCGGCCGGGCGAAAGGCCGCGCGGCGGCCGCGTTCGCGATGCTCGTCGCGGCCACCGCGATCGGCCTGCTGACCGCGCCGCTGCTCGGCCGGGTCGTCGACCTGGTCGCCACCCGCCGCCCGGCCGCCGAGCTGGTCACGCCGATCGCAGGGCTGGTGCTCGTCGCGGTGGCGCAGGCGGTGGCGACCGCGATCGGGGTGTCGCTGGTGGCGCGGCTGGGCGAGACGATCCTGGCCGAGCTGCGCGAACGCTTCGTCGAGCGCGCGCTCGGCCTGCCGCTCGAACAGCTCGAGCGCGCCGGGTCCGGCGACCTCACCGCCCGCGTCACGAACGACGTGTCGGTGGTGGCCGAGGGCGTCCGGCAGGCGCTGCCCGAGCTGGGGCGGTCGGTGCTGACGGTCGTGCTGACACTCGGTGCGCTGGCCGTGCTGGACTGGCGGTTCCTGCTGGCGGCGCTGCTGGCCGTGCCGATCCAGCTGTGGACCGTGCGCTGGTACGTGCCGCGCGCGAAGCCGTTGTACGCCGCCCAGCGCGAGGCGGTCGGGGCGCAACAGCAGCAGCTGCTGGACACCATCGGCGGCGCGAAGACGGTCCGGGCGTTCCGGCTGGCGGACACCCACCTGGAGCGGGTGCGGGACCGGTCCGAGGCGGCCGTCTCGCTCGCGTTGCGGGGAATCCGGCTGGTGACGCGGTTCTACGCGCGGCTCAACCTGGCGGAGTTCGTCGGGCTGTCGGCCGTGCTGGCGCTGGGGTTCGTGCTGGTGGGCGCGGACGCGGTGACGGTCGGCGTCGCGACGGCGGCGGCGTTGTACTTCCACAGCCTGTTCGGGCCGATCACGACGGCGCTGGCGCTGGTCGACGACGCCCAGGCGGCCGCCGCCAGCCTCGCGCGGCTGATCGGCGTCGCGGATCTGCCCGCCGAAGCGTCGCCTTCGCAGCCGGCACGGCCGGTGGACGCGTCGGTCAAGACGGCGGGAATCGGGTACTCCTATGTGGACGGTCACCCGGTGCTGCGGGACGTCGACCTCGGTGTCGCGCCCGGCGAACGGGTGGCGCTGGTCGGCGCGAGCGGAGCGGGGAAGACGACGCTGGCCAAGCTGATCGCCGGCATCCACCGCCCGGACACGGGCTCGGTCACCCTCGGCGGTGTGGCCCTGGAGGAGCTGGGGCCGGAGGCCACGCGGCGGACGGTGGGGCTGATCAGCCAGGAGGTCCACGTCTTCGCGGGCCCGCTGGCCGAGGACCTGCGGCTCGCCCGCCCGTCGGCGACCGACGCCGAGTTGCGGGCCGCGCTGGCCAAGGTGGGCGCGCTGACCTGGGTTTCGTCCCTTCCGGACGGTCTCGCGACGGTCGTCGGCGAAGGCGGTCACCAGCTGACGGTGACGCAGGCGCAGCAGCTGGCCCTGGTCCGGCTGGTGCTGGCCGACCCGCCGATAGCGATCCTCGACGAGGCCACGGCCGAGGCGGGCAGCGCGGGTTCGAAGGTCCTGGAAGCGGCGGCCGCGGCGGCCTTGGAGGGACGCACGGCGCTGGTCGTGGCGCACCGCCTCACCCAGGCGGCGGCATCGGACCGGATCGTGGTCCTCGACGAGGGGGCGGTCGTGGAGTCCGGAACCCACGAGGACCTGGTCGCCGCCGGTGGCCGGTACGCGAAGCTGTGGGCGGCTTGGTCCGGCCAGCGCGCCTGACGCCAGTGCCGGCCGATCCCGGCCGGCACCGTGGTCGAACAGCTCAGGCGACGACGAGGCTCCACTTCTGCCAATTCGCCAGGGAAGTGCGCTCGTAGGTCGTGATGTCGTCGGTGCGCGGCGTGAGGTAGTTGCCGCTGGCGACGTTGCGCACCCGGACCGTGCCGACCAGGTCCGGCTCGATCCGCCACTGCTGCGCGGGGTCGTCCGCAGCGCAGGCACTCACCAGATCGACGCGGGGCAGTCCGAACGACCCGGTGCGCAGGCAGGTGCCGGACGCGAGGTTGCGCAGCTGGACCACGCCGTCGCCGAGTTCGACCCGCTGGAACTTCTGTTCCACCGCAACGGTGCAGGCCGGCAACTGGACAGCGGTGCCACTGGCCGCGGCGCACTTGCGCTCCGACACGCTCTGGAGCCGGACGATCTGGCCACTGGTGTCCGCCGGCGGAGCCGGTGCGTTCCCGGTGACCCTGACCTGCCACCGCTGGTAGTCAGTGCGGCGCGCGTCCGCCAGGAACACGCCGAAATCGTCGTACAGGGTGGTGTCGGCCACCTGGCCCGTCTTGGCGTTCGTCAGCCGGTCGCCGGTGAGCACCCAGTACTGCTCCTCGTCCTCGTCGTCGCATTCGTAGCGGACGACGTGGCTGATTCCCTTCAAACAGGTTCGGTCGCCGAGGTTGCGGAAGATCACCCTGTCGGCGTCCACGCGGATCTGCTCCCACTGCTGGTTTTCCGCGCCGGTGCAGTCCTCCACCGTCGCCCAGGCGTAGGTCGGTGCCCCGACGGCGAGGCATTTGCCAAGGGCGACACTCTTGATTTCGAGCGTCTGATTGGTTTCCGCCATCGCGGGAGCCGCGACTCCCAATCCCATGGCCACTGCTGCCGCGATGACGGCAAAGATGCGCGATCTGAGTTTCACCCGGCGGACGAT
Protein-coding sequences here:
- a CDS encoding ABC transporter ATP-binding protein; its protein translation is MSTTGRQVLRRSIAGQRRPVVLAALLTAGHQGGEALVPVVIGVVIDQAVAGGSVGTLISWLAVLGVLFAALSTSYRLGARFGERAAERAAHDLRLDVGRRVLHPGGVAGSGTLAGELVSIGTSDAKRVGTVNGVLPFGVAGLAGLLVSAVVLLTMSLPLGLLVLLGTPPMLYLAHLIGKPLERRSEAEQERSAFASGVATDLVAGLRVLKGVGAERAAVARYRRTSQDSLRATLRAARAQAWHNGALLALTGIFIAVVALVGGTLAAAGDISVGDLVAAVGLAQYLITPFTIFSWVNGELAQGRASAARIAEVLNAAHAVGAGDAALPVPAAGHVKLSALNRGALRDVGFEARPGELLGVVATDPAAATDLLDCLGRAADPAGGSVSVDSVDLSTVDPSRVREVVLVAAHDADLFAGTVAENVTTGPKSAEAMTAAAVDEVASALPDGVATAVTERGRSLSGGQRQRVALARALAADAPVLVLHDPTTAVDTVTEARIAAGLAELRRGRTTILVTTSPALLAATDRVVLLDDGRVAGEGSHAELAGRPDYRAAVLS
- a CDS encoding dihydrofolate reductase family protein; this encodes MTTGTVTCDLTITLDGYAAGHHQTEQRPFGDDGGDGWGDKLHAWYGEGREAHPAEFDRMLTAKAFIMGRNMFGPVRGEWDRPWTGWWGDEPPYHGPVFVLTHHPREPQPMAGGTTFHFVTDGIEAAMARAREAAGDGGISVHGGPTTVNRYLAAGLIDEVRLHVAPYTLGDGVRLFDGVPPLNLEQVDSRATASVTHLRYRVLR
- a CDS encoding RICIN domain-containing protein — encoded protein: MKLRSRIFAVIAAAVAMGLGVAAPAMAETNQTLEIKSVALGKCLAVGAPTYAWATVEDCTGAENQQWEQIRVDADRVIFRNLGDRTCLKGISHVVRYECDDEDEEQYWVLTGDRLTNAKTGQVADTTLYDDFGVFLADARRTDYQRWQVRVTGNAPAPPADTSGQIVRLQSVSERKCAAASGTAVQLPACTVAVEQKFQRVELGDGVVQLRNLASGTCLRTGSFGLPRVDLVSACAADDPAQQWRIEPDLVGTVRVRNVASGNYLTPRTDDITTYERTSLANWQKWSLVVA
- a CDS encoding DinB family protein, with the protein product MSNTSSKTYRHWPAPLANDELRLLLDFLQFLRATAVNKLAGLSLPQAAATPLPASPRMSALGVLKHLTAVERWWLSIEAGGADLPSLWAGSPDPSWDVAPEDTPASVVAAYKAEWARVEKALSGLGPDDRTRRRSEFTVRWVLAHVVQETARHVGHLDVLRELADGEVGE
- a CDS encoding ABC transporter ATP-binding protein, translating into MTRELLPVADGRRIRAVLGELAGRAKGRAAAAFAMLVAATAIGLLTAPLLGRVVDLVATRRPAAELVTPIAGLVLVAVAQAVATAIGVSLVARLGETILAELRERFVERALGLPLEQLERAGSGDLTARVTNDVSVVAEGVRQALPELGRSVLTVVLTLGALAVLDWRFLLAALLAVPIQLWTVRWYVPRAKPLYAAQREAVGAQQQQLLDTIGGAKTVRAFRLADTHLERVRDRSEAAVSLALRGIRLVTRFYARLNLAEFVGLSAVLALGFVLVGADAVTVGVATAAALYFHSLFGPITTALALVDDAQAAAASLARLIGVADLPAEASPSQPARPVDASVKTAGIGYSYVDGHPVLRDVDLGVAPGERVALVGASGAGKTTLAKLIAGIHRPDTGSVTLGGVALEELGPEATRRTVGLISQEVHVFAGPLAEDLRLARPSATDAELRAALAKVGALTWVSSLPDGLATVVGEGGHQLTVTQAQQLALVRLVLADPPIAILDEATAEAGSAGSKVLEAAAAAALEGRTALVVAHRLTQAAASDRIVVLDEGAVVESGTHEDLVAAGGRYAKLWAAWSGQRA
- a CDS encoding LysR family transcriptional regulator; protein product: MLNLVQLKVLAAVARHGSVTEAARELHYSQPSVSHHLARLEAATGARLVQRAGRGIRLTPEGRLLAGRAAEIAGRVDAAAEELAAQVGLRAGRVRLAANASTLSTLLPRAAASLAQAHPRLELCLVDRHPVEALDMLRRGEIDAALVFQHAGAPLEEEGFRFRHLADDPIHLISRRPDDSLADHHDSAWIGGCDRCRAELTAVCAGAGFSPRLGSLSDDMVVVQSLVAAGLGVAILPGLALEAHRRPGIHTTELPGVHRRIHAATYGDPPDPPAVAAVLAALARAAAPARREP